The following coding sequences lie in one Nitrospira defluvii genomic window:
- the era gene encoding GTPase Era: MKFGSVAIIGRSNVGKSTLLNRLLKEKIAIVSDKPQTTRTRILGVAHVDGAQIVFLDTPGFHEPRHLLNRRMVRTTLDTFDDADVLYVVVEATAQPGPGDLAVIEHVKQAVAKQARPVVLVINKVDLVNKARLLPLMEQYLRIFPWTEIVPVSAQTADNTDRLLTVTVSLLEEGEGTYGEDVITDQSMRTLAAELVREKILQQTYEEIPHSVAVEIEKFVETKKLIKIGAVVLVEKESQKGILIGKHGERLKQVGTAAREDMERLFGMKVFLKVWVKVRESWREDEQTLAELGY; this comes from the coding sequence ATGAAGTTCGGCAGTGTGGCGATCATTGGGCGGTCAAACGTGGGGAAATCCACGCTCTTGAATCGCCTCTTGAAAGAAAAGATTGCGATCGTGTCCGACAAGCCGCAAACGACCAGGACGCGAATCCTGGGAGTGGCCCATGTGGACGGTGCGCAGATCGTCTTTCTCGACACACCCGGATTCCACGAGCCGCGCCATTTGTTGAACCGCCGCATGGTGCGTACGACGCTGGATACCTTTGACGATGCCGATGTGTTGTACGTCGTCGTCGAAGCCACGGCCCAGCCGGGGCCAGGTGATTTGGCCGTGATCGAGCACGTGAAACAGGCGGTCGCCAAACAGGCGCGTCCGGTGGTGTTGGTGATCAATAAGGTCGATCTGGTGAACAAGGCGCGATTGCTTCCCTTGATGGAGCAGTACCTGCGGATCTTCCCCTGGACGGAGATTGTGCCGGTGTCGGCCCAGACCGCCGATAATACGGATCGGTTGTTGACGGTCACCGTGTCACTGCTGGAGGAGGGAGAGGGGACGTACGGTGAAGACGTGATTACGGATCAGTCGATGCGGACGTTGGCGGCCGAGCTGGTGCGAGAGAAGATCCTGCAGCAGACGTATGAGGAGATTCCCCATTCGGTGGCGGTTGAAATCGAAAAGTTTGTGGAGACGAAGAAGCTGATCAAGATCGGTGCCGTCGTGCTGGTTGAAAAAGAGTCGCAGAAGGGCATTCTGATCGGCAAGCACGGAGAGCGGCTTAAGCAGGTGGGGACGGCGGCACGGGAAGATATGGAACGGCTGTTCGGGATGAAGGTATTTTTAAAGGTGTGGGTGAAGGTGCGCGAATCGTGGCGAGAGGACGAGCAAACCCTCGCGGAGCTTGGCTATTAA
- the mgtE gene encoding magnesium transporter, with the protein MAINDLTIQPSEPARLPDKEPLGKDVSREAVVSGQSKSDARLVSIQRLLRRGAITNLAKMLARMHPADIANVIDHLSSLKEKREIFELVRGDVKRGQVLSELDGESITLVLSDLLPSDAAWLLKDLGSDDIAHILSVIPNDRAKDILALMRTEDSTEIADLLKYPKGTAGGIMTTEFFALSEDATAQEAIRRLQQATDAEMVFYIYVTDKDDRLVGVLSLRQLLTVPPATPLKNIMTRDLISVAVDMDQEEVSRQVASYNLLAIPVVERDGKLVGIITVDDVVDVIREEATEDMLKMAGAIEEDSMFKSSSMVAARVRLPWLFTNLVGSLLSGMLLWLFRYTIQEVVAIVSFIPVIAAMGGNVGLQSSTLIIRGLATGMVELTDVWKIFFREAKIAFLMGIACSLMLTIVGWLWHQVFLGMVVGVSLITAFLVSTSMATVMPIVLKRMGVDPAVAAGPFVTTANDITGIAIYLTLATIFLEQIR; encoded by the coding sequence TTGGCTATTAACGATCTCACTATCCAACCGTCGGAACCGGCGCGACTTCCCGACAAGGAGCCGCTCGGGAAAGATGTGTCTCGGGAAGCCGTCGTCAGCGGTCAATCGAAGTCCGACGCGCGTCTGGTGTCCATTCAACGGCTCCTGCGCCGCGGTGCCATCACGAATTTGGCGAAGATGTTGGCGCGGATGCATCCGGCGGACATTGCGAATGTCATCGACCACCTCTCGTCGTTAAAAGAAAAACGTGAAATCTTCGAATTGGTGCGCGGAGACGTCAAACGCGGCCAGGTGCTCAGCGAGTTGGACGGCGAGAGCATCACGCTGGTGTTGTCCGATTTGCTGCCTTCCGATGCCGCCTGGCTGCTCAAGGATCTCGGTTCCGACGATATCGCCCACATTTTGAGTGTGATTCCCAACGATCGCGCGAAGGACATCTTGGCGCTGATGCGGACGGAGGACTCCACCGAAATTGCCGACCTCTTGAAGTATCCGAAGGGGACGGCCGGCGGCATCATGACCACGGAGTTTTTCGCCCTCTCGGAAGATGCCACCGCGCAGGAAGCCATTCGCCGCCTGCAGCAGGCGACCGATGCGGAGATGGTGTTTTACATCTACGTGACGGACAAGGACGACCGGCTGGTCGGAGTGCTGTCGCTGCGTCAGTTATTGACCGTTCCGCCCGCGACCCCGCTCAAGAACATTATGACCCGTGACCTGATCAGTGTGGCCGTGGACATGGATCAGGAGGAGGTCTCGCGCCAGGTGGCGAGTTATAACCTGCTGGCCATTCCGGTCGTGGAGCGGGACGGGAAATTGGTCGGGATCATCACGGTGGACGACGTGGTCGACGTCATCCGGGAGGAAGCCACCGAGGACATGTTGAAGATGGCCGGGGCCATTGAGGAGGACTCGATGTTCAAGTCTTCCAGCATGGTCGCGGCCCGGGTTCGTCTCCCCTGGTTGTTTACCAATCTCGTCGGAAGTTTGTTGTCCGGCATGCTGCTCTGGTTGTTCCGCTACACGATTCAGGAAGTCGTGGCCATTGTCAGCTTTATCCCGGTCATTGCGGCCATGGGCGGCAACGTCGGTCTCCAGTCATCCACGCTCATCATCCGCGGTCTGGCGACCGGCATGGTCGAACTGACTGATGTCTGGAAGATTTTCTTTCGTGAAGCGAAGATCGCCTTCCTGATGGGCATCGCCTGCAGTCTGATGCTGACGATTGTCGGGTGGTTATGGCACCAGGTGTTTCTTGGGATGGTGGTGGGCGTGTCTCTCATTACGGCATTCCTCGTCTCGACGAGCATGGCTACGGTGATGCCGATCGTGTTGAAACGAATGGGCGTCGATCCCGCCGTTGCGGCCGGACCGTTTGTGACGACGGCCAACGATATCACCGGTATTGCCATTTATCTCACGCTGGCGACGATCTTCCTCGAGCAGATTCGATAA
- a CDS encoding FtsB family cell division protein, translating to MIIKPNRGRDWLDWQRKVCSAGKWVGLGALVFMMGALLFGEMGIPRYMHLREHAEQLDQELADLQRLNGELRADLDRVQYDSTRIEELARERLGYVRRGETVYQMAPNGEKERPSTVRTP from the coding sequence GTGATCATTAAGCCGAACCGTGGGCGTGACTGGCTGGATTGGCAGCGGAAGGTGTGCTCTGCCGGGAAGTGGGTGGGGCTCGGAGCGCTGGTCTTCATGATGGGCGCGCTGCTGTTCGGTGAGATGGGTATTCCGCGGTACATGCATTTGCGCGAGCATGCGGAGCAACTGGATCAGGAGCTGGCTGATTTGCAGCGATTGAATGGCGAGCTGCGGGCCGATCTCGACCGTGTGCAGTACGATTCGACACGGATCGAGGAGTTGGCTCGAGAGCGATTGGGGTATGTGCGGAGGGGAGAGACCGTGTATCAAATGGCACCGAACGGAGAAAAGGAACGGCCTTCGACCGTCAGAACACCATGA